A DNA window from Aminipila luticellarii contains the following coding sequences:
- a CDS encoding DUF6648 family protein translates to MAVGVRKTTFDEFFDNRKALIYKYQKGDLTKKEFIEEHYYFITRLNLKPFQRIDSFEKGIYNYQYYNAVAKYNTLRVRDKKLIEKHPDLVREIENKIKYHYHKKDESIIKLLRYLNYEDIEAYYIKSKSEYLNNKLIEIVLLDYDDVILHTINTGIVDELKREGVFKDVRKRSKIDNYVNKKY, encoded by the coding sequence ATGGCAGTAGGTGTACGAAAGACTACTTTCGACGAATTCTTTGACAATAGAAAGGCGTTGATCTATAAATATCAGAAAGGGGATTTGACCAAAAAGGAGTTTATAGAAGAACATTATTACTTCATTACAAGGCTGAATTTAAAACCTTTCCAGCGAATAGACTCCTTTGAAAAGGGCATTTACAATTATCAATATTATAATGCGGTGGCCAAATATAATACCTTACGGGTTCGGGATAAAAAACTGATAGAAAAACATCCGGATCTGGTCCGGGAGATAGAAAATAAAATAAAATATCATTATCATAAAAAAGATGAATCGATTATAAAGCTTTTAAGATATTTGAATTATGAGGATATAGAGGCTTATTATATTAAGTCAAAATCAGAATATCTGAACAACAAATTAATTGAAATAGTACTTTTGGATTACGACGATGTGATTTTGCACACGATCAATACCGGGATTGTGGATGAACTGAAGCGTGAAGGTGTATTCAAAGACGTACGAAAACGATCTAAGATAGACAATTATGTCAACAAAAAATATTAG
- a CDS encoding ATP-binding protein, translated as MIQRKEYLQQLIINREKQIIKVVTGVRRCGKSTLFSLYINYLKSVGVSDEQIISINLEDIDYEELLNYKSLYQYIKEKLCKDKYSYVFIDEVQNCQQFEKAVDSLFIKENVDVYITGSNAYMLSGELATLLSGRYITIDMLPFSFYEYCEADPRATLTVREKFNQYLRYGSFPYVASMQQSDATVRAYIDGIYNTILIKDVAKREGITDIALLENIVKSIASSIGSPISIKKISDTINSAGRKISVNTVDHYVRALTDSYIFYKADRYDIRGRQYLKTLSKYYLVDTGIRNILLSSAASDIGHLIENIVYLELIHRGYKVNIGKLAEKEVDFVASNMDGITYYQVSATVLDEKTLARELEPLRRIPDHYPKILLTLDEIGAGVNYEGIRQINLIEWLLNK; from the coding sequence ATGATTCAAAGAAAAGAATATTTGCAACAACTAATTATTAATCGAGAAAAACAAATTATCAAAGTGGTTACAGGAGTCAGACGATGTGGTAAGTCCACTCTTTTTTCATTATATATCAACTATTTAAAATCTGTAGGTGTATCTGATGAGCAAATTATATCAATCAACTTAGAGGACATCGATTATGAGGAACTTTTGAACTATAAGAGTCTTTATCAATATATAAAAGAAAAGCTTTGTAAAGATAAATACAGCTATGTGTTCATTGATGAGGTACAAAATTGTCAGCAGTTTGAAAAAGCTGTGGACAGCCTATTTATTAAGGAGAATGTTGATGTCTATATTACGGGCTCTAATGCGTATATGCTGTCGGGAGAACTTGCAACTCTTTTGTCTGGCAGGTATATTACCATTGATATGCTTCCGTTTTCTTTCTATGAATACTGTGAAGCAGACCCAAGGGCAACTCTGACGGTAAGAGAAAAATTCAATCAATATCTTAGATATGGTTCTTTTCCATATGTTGCAAGTATGCAACAAAGCGATGCGACCGTACGTGCCTACATTGACGGTATTTATAACACAATTTTGATAAAAGATGTGGCAAAGAGGGAGGGGATTACTGATATTGCATTGTTGGAAAATATAGTAAAGTCCATAGCAAGCAGTATAGGCAGTCCTATTTCAATTAAAAAAATAAGCGATACCATAAATTCAGCCGGAAGAAAGATATCAGTCAATACTGTTGATCATTATGTTCGCGCACTTACCGACAGCTATATTTTTTATAAAGCGGATCGATATGATATCAGGGGAAGACAATATTTAAAAACTTTGAGTAAATATTATTTGGTAGACACGGGGATTCGCAATATATTGCTGTCATCTGCTGCTTCGGATATAGGTCACTTGATTGAAAATATCGTATATTTGGAATTGATTCATCGTGGGTACAAGGTGAACATTGGAAAGCTTGCGGAAAAAGAAGTGGATTTTGTTGCAAGCAATATGGATGGTATCACATATTATCAAGTCTCTGCCACGGTATTAGATGAAAAAACATTGGCACGAGAATTAGAGCCATTACGCAGGATACCCGACCATTACCCTAAAATACTGCTGACTTTAGATGAAATAGGTGCAGGTGTAAATTATGAAGGAATTCGGCAAATCAACTTAATTGAATGGCTTTTAAATAAATAA
- a CDS encoding DUF1858 domain-containing protein — protein MTITKDMTIGEVVRNHAKSVQILGEFGMGCLGCPSAQAETLEEAAMVHGIDVDKLLENLNKEA, from the coding sequence ATGACAATAACAAAAGATATGACAATTGGAGAAGTCGTAAGAAATCATGCAAAATCCGTTCAGATATTGGGCGAATTTGGTATGGGCTGTTTGGGCTGCCCTTCTGCGCAGGCAGAAACGCTGGAGGAAGCTGCAATGGTTCATGGAATTGATGTGGATAAGCTTTTGGAGAACTTGAATAAAGAAGCTTAG
- a CDS encoding flavin reductase family protein, translating into MKKQIELFDYANEIMKAVQTGVLLTTKAGEKVNSMTISWGTLGIEWGKPIFTVFVRENRFTKAQLEKNPEFTINIPYGAYNKNILGLCGTKSGRDIDKIKELGLTLETPEQISVPAIRELPLTLECKVVYKQKQEEEAITEENRREFYPPDVDSSFHGSNKDFHTAYYGEIVSAYIIE; encoded by the coding sequence ATGAAAAAACAAATTGAATTATTTGATTATGCGAATGAAATTATGAAGGCTGTTCAGACAGGCGTTCTACTGACTACGAAAGCAGGGGAAAAGGTAAATTCCATGACTATTTCATGGGGAACTTTAGGCATTGAGTGGGGAAAGCCGATTTTTACTGTTTTTGTACGAGAAAATCGTTTTACCAAAGCTCAGCTGGAAAAAAATCCTGAATTTACAATAAATATACCATATGGTGCTTACAATAAAAATATATTGGGACTTTGCGGTACAAAGTCTGGCAGAGACATCGATAAAATTAAAGAGCTTGGTTTGACTCTGGAAACACCGGAGCAAATTTCCGTTCCGGCGATTCGGGAGCTCCCCTTAACGCTGGAATGCAAAGTGGTATATAAACAAAAACAAGAGGAAGAGGCAATAACCGAAGAAAATAGGAGAGAATTTTATCCCCCGGATGTTGACAGCTCCTTCCATGGGTCTAATAAAGACTTCCATACAGCTTATTACGGAGAAATCGTGAGTGCGTATATTATTGAGTAA
- a CDS encoding DUF6506 family protein: MKKKYVFLLMGSHYDPEEHKACFETEKQITYILTVRSFEEACDKVSILEKEGVGAIELCGAFGKEKAQQLIERTHNKIAIGYVTNEASQNDLFAKFFSNFG; encoded by the coding sequence ATGAAAAAGAAATATGTATTTTTGCTGATGGGAAGCCATTACGATCCGGAGGAGCATAAAGCCTGCTTTGAAACAGAAAAACAGATCACCTATATTTTGACAGTTCGGAGCTTTGAGGAAGCGTGCGATAAAGTTTCTATATTAGAAAAAGAAGGCGTCGGTGCCATTGAATTGTGCGGAGCCTTTGGAAAAGAAAAGGCGCAGCAGCTGATAGAAAGAACGCACAATAAAATTGCGATTGGTTATGTAACGAATGAAGCTTCTCAGAATGACTTATTTGCCAAATTCTTTTCAAATTTTGGATGA
- a CDS encoding MalY/PatB family protein — translation MKYNFDEIIDRRNTNSQNVEGFRSYLFNEYPDIEFPFADDEFIRMWVADMEFATPPEICDAIKKRVDQRIFGYTKIYDPGYYNALNDWCKRLYDWSFPKEELVFSPGIIPALYGLVKETVAADEKMLITTPAYGFFKHAADFNNRELVCSDLKYEKGYFTVDFDDFEKKAADPKVKMVLWCNPHNPTGRMWTEEELGKVAAIIETYDLWVISDEIHCDLIRQGKKHIPLGKVMPEYKKLVTCMAASKTFNMAGMNFSNIIIRDSALRRAFRRNSSAGGDINPLSLTANQTAYEKGADWLEQLKDYLDGNFNYCAEFFKQNVPEAVCCVPEATYLAWVDLNACLPDIENLPLFFAQKAGVLLEGGDALFVNNAKGFVRLNLAMPRALLKEGLKRIAHAIHEQNQNK, via the coding sequence ATGAAATATAATTTTGATGAAATTATAGACAGAAGAAATACCAATTCACAGAATGTTGAAGGGTTTAGATCATACCTTTTCAATGAATATCCGGACATAGAGTTTCCCTTTGCTGATGACGAATTTATTCGTATGTGGGTAGCGGATATGGAGTTTGCCACCCCGCCGGAAATTTGTGATGCAATCAAAAAAAGAGTAGATCAAAGAATTTTTGGGTATACCAAGATTTATGATCCGGGCTACTACAATGCTTTAAACGACTGGTGCAAAAGACTTTATGACTGGAGCTTCCCCAAGGAAGAATTGGTTTTCTCTCCGGGAATCATTCCGGCTCTATATGGGTTGGTGAAGGAAACCGTGGCGGCGGATGAAAAAATGCTGATTACGACTCCCGCTTATGGCTTTTTTAAACATGCTGCCGACTTCAACAACAGAGAACTGGTATGCTCTGATTTAAAATATGAAAAGGGATACTTTACCGTTGACTTTGATGATTTTGAAAAAAAGGCGGCTGATCCAAAGGTAAAAATGGTTCTGTGGTGCAATCCGCACAATCCTACAGGAAGAATGTGGACAGAAGAAGAATTGGGCAAAGTGGCAGCTATTATCGAAACGTATGATCTCTGGGTCATTTCAGATGAAATACACTGTGATCTGATAAGGCAGGGGAAGAAGCATATACCGCTGGGCAAAGTCATGCCGGAATATAAGAAATTAGTGACCTGCATGGCTGCAAGTAAGACCTTTAATATGGCAGGGATGAATTTTTCCAATATCATTATAAGAGATTCGGCACTAAGAAGAGCCTTTCGCCGTAACAGCAGTGCCGGCGGAGATATTAATCCTCTTTCCCTGACAGCTAACCAGACGGCGTATGAGAAAGGGGCAGACTGGCTGGAACAGCTGAAAGATTATCTGGACGGAAATTTCAACTACTGTGCGGAATTTTTTAAACAGAATGTTCCGGAAGCCGTTTGCTGTGTTCCGGAAGCTACTTATCTGGCTTGGGTGGATCTGAATGCTTGTCTGCCGGATATTGAAAATCTGCCCTTGTTTTTTGCACAGAAAGCGGGTGTGCTGCTGGAAGGGGGAGATGCGCTGTTCGTGAATAACGCCAAGGGTTTTGTAAGGCTGAATCTGGCCATGCCCCGCGCTCTTCTTAAGGAAGGGCTTAAACGAATAGCCCATGCTATTCATGAACAAAATCAAAATAAGTAA
- a CDS encoding undecaprenyl-diphosphate phosphatase yields the protein MEFIEILKAIILGIVEGITEWLPISSTGHMILVDEFLKLNMSPAFKEMFLVVIQLGAIMAVVVLYWRKLWPITKKYSRLTVRWDVVSIWMKILVACVPAAIIGFLYDDLIEELFFNYKTVAVTLIVYGILFIVIESRNHNRFPQVNEISQITYKTALIIGIFQLLSLIPGTSRSGATILGAILIGTSRTVAAEFTFYLAIPVMFGASLLKMLKFGFTFTSMEITVLATGTIVAFFVSILAIKFLMGYIKKHDFKVFGWYRILLGIAVLAYFSWIG from the coding sequence ATGGAATTTATTGAAATATTAAAAGCGATTATTTTAGGGATTGTAGAAGGCATCACAGAATGGCTTCCGATCAGCAGTACCGGACACATGATTCTGGTGGACGAATTTTTAAAGCTGAATATGTCACCGGCCTTTAAGGAAATGTTTTTGGTCGTGATACAGCTTGGAGCCATCATGGCTGTCGTGGTCTTGTACTGGAGAAAGCTCTGGCCTATCACTAAAAAGTACAGCAGACTAACGGTTCGATGGGATGTGGTATCGATTTGGATGAAAATTTTGGTTGCCTGTGTTCCGGCGGCAATTATTGGATTTTTATACGACGATCTGATCGAAGAGCTGTTCTTTAATTATAAAACCGTTGCTGTTACATTGATTGTCTATGGTATTTTATTTATTGTTATCGAATCAAGAAATCACAACAGATTTCCGCAAGTCAATGAGATTTCACAAATTACATACAAAACAGCATTGATTATCGGAATATTTCAGCTGCTTTCACTGATACCCGGCACCTCCCGTTCCGGAGCCACCATTCTTGGTGCGATCCTAATTGGAACCTCCAGAACAGTTGCTGCTGAATTTACGTTTTATCTGGCCATTCCCGTTATGTTCGGAGCCAGTCTGCTGAAAATGCTGAAGTTTGGTTTTACTTTTACCAGTATGGAGATAACGGTTCTTGCAACCGGTACGATCGTGGCCTTCTTCGTGTCTATACTGGCCATCAAATTCCTGATGGGCTATATTAAAAAGCATGATTTTAAAGTGTTCGGCTGGTATCGAATCCTACTGGGAATTGCGGTCCTTGCGTATTTCTCATGGATCGGATAA
- a CDS encoding ABC transporter ATP-binding protein → MIQFFRNKFALSEKGAKDLMKAAVACTLTDLSFMLPVGLLYLVLKALTVKYTGGSDEVLPVYVYVAVSVLLLAIIWIFQRIQYNATFLASYEESADQRISIAEKLRKIPLSFFGKKDLSDLTTTIMADCAGMETAFSHFIPELLGAVFSLIFISIGLFLCGWELALSLLWVIPVAFAVTMAGKKQQDKMNKLYEESKLERADSIQECLEMVREIKANNQSESYLVKMDVLLQESEKINIKTELVTAIFVVSSQMLLRVGVATLVLVGAKQIASGKVDFLTFLLFLIGASRVFDPLAIALQNLAAIFSTEVKIDRMKEINNQKIQKGEDPADFKSYDIQFEQVCFSYDAQEKDRKNKVLEGISFIARQGEVTALVGPSGGGKSTVSKLAARFWDIQSGRITVGGNDIAQIEPEELLKNYAIVFQDVVLFNNTVLENIRLGRRGATDQEVMQAAKLAMCDEFVGKMPQGYHTIIGENGSTLSGGERQRISIARALLKNAPIILLDEATASLDVENESKVQQAISRLVQNKTVLVIAHRMRTIAGADHIVVLSEGKIAEEGTHEELLNQGGLYQRLWSLQTKSAEWTV, encoded by the coding sequence ATGATTCAATTTTTTAGAAATAAATTTGCATTGAGTGAAAAGGGGGCAAAGGATTTGATGAAGGCCGCTGTGGCATGCACCTTGACCGACCTCAGTTTCATGCTTCCGGTAGGCCTTTTATATCTGGTCTTGAAAGCATTGACCGTAAAATATACGGGCGGCTCTGATGAGGTTCTGCCGGTTTATGTTTATGTTGCTGTTTCCGTTCTGCTCCTTGCTATTATTTGGATATTTCAACGAATACAGTATAATGCCACATTTCTTGCTTCTTACGAAGAAAGTGCAGACCAGCGAATTTCTATAGCGGAAAAATTGCGAAAAATTCCGCTTTCCTTTTTTGGAAAAAAGGATTTATCCGATCTGACTACAACGATTATGGCAGATTGTGCCGGGATGGAGACAGCCTTTTCCCATTTTATACCGGAACTGCTTGGGGCGGTATTCTCATTGATTTTTATAAGCATCGGGCTCTTTTTGTGCGGATGGGAGCTGGCGTTATCCTTGCTGTGGGTCATTCCGGTAGCTTTTGCCGTTACGATGGCAGGGAAAAAACAACAGGATAAGATGAATAAACTATATGAGGAATCTAAATTGGAGCGTGCGGACAGTATTCAGGAGTGTCTGGAAATGGTGCGGGAAATCAAGGCAAATAATCAATCAGAATCTTATCTGGTCAAGATGGATGTCCTGTTACAGGAATCGGAAAAGATCAACATTAAAACGGAACTGGTCACTGCGATTTTTGTAGTGTCTTCTCAGATGCTGCTCCGGGTAGGCGTGGCGACGCTGGTTCTGGTGGGAGCAAAGCAAATCGCTTCCGGTAAAGTGGATTTTCTGACCTTTCTTCTTTTCCTGATCGGGGCATCGCGGGTCTTTGATCCGCTGGCCATCGCATTACAAAATCTGGCAGCTATTTTTTCTACGGAAGTAAAGATTGACCGAATGAAAGAAATTAATAACCAAAAAATACAGAAAGGCGAAGATCCGGCTGATTTTAAATCGTATGATATTCAGTTTGAACAGGTGTGCTTTTCTTATGATGCTCAGGAGAAAGACAGAAAAAATAAGGTTTTGGAGGGCATTAGCTTTATTGCCAGGCAAGGGGAAGTGACGGCACTGGTGGGACCGTCCGGAGGAGGAAAAAGCACGGTATCCAAACTGGCGGCTCGCTTCTGGGATATACAATCCGGACGGATTACTGTTGGCGGAAACGATATAGCCCAGATAGAGCCGGAGGAACTGCTGAAAAATTATGCCATTGTATTTCAGGATGTAGTTTTATTCAATAATACGGTTCTGGAAAATATCCGTCTGGGAAGGAGAGGAGCAACGGATCAGGAAGTCATGCAAGCCGCTAAGCTGGCCATGTGTGACGAGTTTGTCGGAAAAATGCCGCAGGGATATCATACAATTATCGGAGAGAACGGATCCACGCTTTCCGGAGGGGAAAGACAGCGAATTTCCATCGCCAGAGCACTCCTCAAGAATGCACCTATTATTCTTTTGGATGAAGCGACGGCCTCTCTTGACGTGGAAAATGAATCAAAAGTCCAACAGGCCATATCCAGACTGGTCCAGAATAAGACCGTACTGGTCATTGCACATAGGATGAGAACCATAGCGGGAGCAGATCATATTGTGGTGCTTTCCGAAGGAAAAATAGCGGAAGAAGGAACCCATGAGGAACTGCTGAACCAAGGCGGATTATATCAGAGGCTGTGGAGCTTACAGACCAAGTCGGCGGAGTGGACTGTATAG
- a CDS encoding ABC transporter ATP-binding protein encodes MKEKKKGILDFAGMHKYLTYLGCILSGISSILVLVPFLCIWKVAYEILKVLPNAAAARNLEQYGWIAVGFSVVGIVVYFAALMCTHIAAFRTARNMRSEALHHILRLPLGYFDANGTGKLRRIIDESSGQTETFLAHMLPDLTGALVTPVAMLVLLMVFDFRMGLISLIPIVIGAFFLNAMMGANMVESMREYQNALEDMNNEAVEYIRGIPVVKTFGQTVFSFKNFHEAILRYKKWAVNYTISLRIPMCNFTVAINSVFALLIPAGILLIASAANPQKFLSDFIFYCIFTPIITVVMNKIMFTSENLMLARDAAARINSILEEQILEQPVGNAGRFCTGSDIEFHDVTFSYPGTERIAVEHVSLRIKEGSTAALVGPSGGGKTTAASLIPRFFDIDQGSITIGGIDVRTIPTEELMNKISFVFQNTKLFKMSLFENIRFSRPEATREQVMKAAKAAQCEEIFEKMPDGIDTVVGSKGTYLSGGEAQRIALARAILKDAPIVLLDEATAFADPENEYKIQQAFEVLTKDKTVLMIAHRLSTIQHADQILVMENGKIQEKGTHAELLEKAGLYHRMWNEYQMSVAWKVKEGKGKVK; translated from the coding sequence GTGAAAGAAAAAAAAAAAGGAATACTGGACTTTGCGGGAATGCATAAATATCTGACTTATCTTGGCTGTATATTGTCAGGTATCAGTTCCATACTGGTGTTGGTGCCGTTTCTGTGCATATGGAAGGTTGCATATGAAATTCTTAAGGTGCTGCCGAATGCTGCAGCAGCAAGAAACTTGGAGCAGTATGGATGGATTGCTGTGGGGTTCTCTGTTGTGGGAATCGTGGTATACTTCGCTGCTTTGATGTGTACGCATATTGCCGCATTTCGTACGGCAAGAAATATGAGAAGTGAGGCCCTGCATCACATTCTCAGACTTCCTCTCGGATATTTTGATGCCAATGGAACGGGTAAGCTGAGAAGGATTATTGATGAAAGCTCCGGGCAGACGGAAACGTTTCTGGCTCATATGCTTCCGGATCTTACCGGTGCTTTGGTGACCCCTGTCGCCATGCTGGTTCTGCTGATGGTATTTGACTTTAGAATGGGGCTGATCAGTCTGATTCCTATTGTAATCGGCGCATTCTTTTTGAACGCCATGATGGGAGCTAACATGGTGGAATCCATGAGAGAGTATCAAAATGCTTTAGAAGATATGAATAATGAAGCGGTAGAATACATAAGGGGAATACCGGTGGTCAAAACCTTTGGACAGACTGTTTTTTCATTTAAAAATTTTCATGAGGCCATCCTTCGGTATAAAAAATGGGCGGTCAATTATACGATCAGCTTGCGCATCCCCATGTGCAACTTTACAGTGGCCATTAATAGTGTTTTTGCACTGCTGATTCCTGCGGGCATACTGCTGATAGCCTCAGCGGCAAATCCGCAGAAATTTCTTTCAGATTTTATTTTTTATTGTATCTTTACGCCGATTATTACCGTGGTCATGAATAAAATCATGTTTACAAGTGAAAATCTTATGCTCGCCAGAGATGCGGCGGCTAGGATCAACAGCATTTTAGAAGAACAGATTTTAGAACAGCCTGTAGGGAATGCCGGAAGGTTTTGTACAGGTTCGGATATAGAATTTCACGATGTGACCTTTTCGTATCCGGGGACAGAGCGGATCGCAGTGGAACACGTATCTCTCCGTATAAAAGAAGGGAGCACGGCAGCATTGGTAGGTCCGTCGGGTGGAGGAAAAACTACGGCGGCTTCTCTCATCCCGCGTTTTTTTGATATAGATCAAGGAAGCATTACCATAGGAGGAATCGATGTGAGAACCATTCCAACGGAAGAGCTGATGAATAAAATATCCTTTGTATTTCAAAATACAAAGCTTTTTAAAATGAGTCTGTTTGAAAATATTCGTTTTTCCAGACCGGAGGCCACGAGAGAGCAGGTCATGAAAGCTGCAAAAGCGGCTCAGTGTGAGGAGATTTTTGAAAAAATGCCCGATGGCATCGATACGGTGGTGGGGAGTAAGGGAACTTATTTGTCCGGAGGCGAGGCGCAGCGAATCGCTTTGGCCAGGGCTATCTTAAAGGACGCGCCGATTGTTTTACTGGACGAAGCTACAGCTTTTGCAGACCCTGAAAACGAATACAAGATTCAGCAGGCTTTTGAAGTCCTTACCAAGGATAAAACCGTACTGATGATTGCGCACAGACTTTCCACGATTCAGCATGCAGATCAGATTCTGGTGATGGAAAATGGTAAAATTCAGGAAAAAGGCACCCATGCAGAGCTGCTGGAAAAGGCCGGGCTGTATCACAGAATGTGGAACGAGTATCAGATGTCTGTTGCTTGGAAGGTAAAAGAAGGGAAAGGGAAGGTAAAATGA
- a CDS encoding helix-turn-helix domain-containing protein, giving the protein MKPTLEEKSLYGEGVQVLNRRADRSVYQITDETGNAKMISYEVFEGITVVYNEVHMQEFSVDINPSEEVFEINHCREGRIECEFQNGDYLYMADGDFSVNRKEGTRHHSYFPISHYHGVSITVVPKLAQRELDHHFGTGQINLEQICRALCGRRGFFLIREPEWAEHIFFELYCLPEQIRKDYFKLKVLEVLLFLSTIGGETNQPSVYFPRGQVEKIKIIQKQITEHMDKKYTLEQLAAEHEMALTAMKSCFKGVFGSGIYSYIKRYRMSAAAKMLLETEHTILHIANCVGYENGSKFAAAFKDVMGMTPREFRQNREGKQYFLHDKMSEWS; this is encoded by the coding sequence GTGAAGCCGACCTTGGAGGAAAAATCCTTGTACGGAGAAGGTGTTCAGGTTTTAAACAGAAGAGCCGATCGGTCCGTCTATCAGATCACAGATGAAACGGGAAACGCCAAGATGATCAGCTATGAAGTGTTTGAGGGAATTACTGTCGTATATAATGAGGTACACATGCAGGAATTCTCTGTTGATATCAACCCATCGGAGGAAGTTTTCGAGATCAATCACTGCAGAGAAGGAAGGATTGAATGCGAGTTTCAGAATGGAGATTATCTCTATATGGCAGACGGAGATTTTTCTGTGAACCGAAAAGAAGGGACGCGTCACCATTCGTATTTCCCCATATCCCATTATCACGGGGTGTCTATTACGGTTGTTCCGAAATTGGCACAAAGGGAGCTGGATCATCATTTTGGGACAGGTCAGATTAACCTAGAACAGATTTGCAGAGCTTTATGCGGCAGAAGAGGATTCTTCCTCATCCGTGAACCGGAATGGGCCGAGCACATCTTTTTTGAGCTCTATTGCCTGCCGGAGCAGATCAGAAAGGATTATTTTAAGTTGAAGGTACTGGAGGTACTTTTATTTTTAAGCACCATAGGAGGGGAAACCAATCAACCAAGCGTTTATTTTCCCAGAGGTCAGGTAGAAAAGATTAAGATAATACAAAAACAGATTACAGAGCATATGGATAAAAAATATACGCTGGAGCAGCTGGCGGCGGAGCATGAGATGGCTCTTACCGCCATGAAAAGCTGCTTTAAAGGGGTGTTCGGCAGCGGGATTTATTCATACATAAAAAGGTACCGTATGAGTGCGGCGGCTAAAATGCTTCTTGAAACAGAACATACGATTTTGCATATAGCAAACTGCGTCGGTTATGAGAATGGAAGCAAATTTGCGGCGGCGTTCAAAGATGTTATGGGGATGACCCCCAGAGAGTTCAGACAGAACAGGGAAGGCAAGCAATATTTCCTGCACGATAAAATGTCCGAATGGAGCTAA
- a CDS encoding TIGR03943 family putative permease subunit produces the protein MFKMKNKRKLMLFVSLVLSIGLFTGCTNSQSAASNKKINSPDITSSQAISKKTAENNKAVVKENSTYDCDIEADKKAFDKKIDIMVGDNYYATQINDWYMNFGQYKDKTVEIEGFYIGDYQPYDLIGRFGPSCPYCSGGYVSFEILSDEDMTQYKSGKDWIRVRGILRAGDDSVDGPFYYIEALEIQKMDTAGKTTVTN, from the coding sequence ATGTTCAAAATGAAAAATAAAAGGAAGCTTATGCTCTTTGTATCGCTGGTGCTAAGCATCGGGCTTTTTACCGGATGCACAAACAGCCAGAGTGCAGCTTCAAATAAAAAAATAAACAGCCCTGACATTACTTCGTCACAGGCAATATCAAAAAAGACAGCGGAAAACAATAAGGCTGTCGTAAAAGAAAATTCTACATACGATTGTGATATTGAAGCGGATAAAAAAGCTTTTGACAAAAAAATAGATATTATGGTTGGGGACAATTATTATGCCACACAGATAAATGACTGGTATATGAATTTCGGACAATATAAAGACAAGACTGTGGAAATAGAAGGCTTTTATATCGGAGACTACCAGCCATACGATTTAATAGGACGGTTTGGGCCTTCGTGCCCTTATTGCAGCGGGGGTTATGTTTCCTTCGAAATTTTGTCAGATGAAGATATGACCCAGTATAAGTCCGGAAAGGACTGGATTCGGGTCCGGGGAATTCTGCGAGCAGGGGACGACAGTGTAGACGGCCCGTTTTACTATATTGAAGCTTTAGAAATTCAAAAAATGGATACCGCCGGAAAAACTACTGTAACCAATTAA